In Oryzias latipes chromosome 19, ASM223467v1, the genomic stretch TGAAATGAAGATTTTTGCCATTATAGATGTGGTAAGTTGTGACAGATTGGAGAAACAGACAAGTGAATGAAGGAAGAtctataaaaatgaaattagtAAAAATGTGGGGGAGATCTGAAAGTGTCAGGAACTGGGGGTTGtgggacccaaaatgcaggaagcCAGGTCCGATGGcaggagcttaaaaaaaaaaaaaaaactaaacatggaaaaactgaGTGACACATGAGAAGAAAGAGATACATGAAAAGTGTGGCAAAACAGATAACCTGACTAGCTGAAATGAAAACCAAACACTTGAATACTCTTAGAATGAGTTATTTGAATGAAGACAGTTGTGgatcaaatgaaaccaaaatagtcTATGAGTGGGGAAATTTGGTTGTGTCCCAATTCCCCCACTCACTACTTAGTACACTATAAAGTGTGCTCGCTGTTTTGTCAGGAGGGTCCAAATTTACTgtcagtttgtgtttgttgGTGGCCAGGGTTGATAACATGAAAGTAGGTCATTCAATCAAGCAGTACTGGAACATCATATTCTCgtataatcagaacttttcaggtcattgttttattaCTTAAAGATAGAACTGAGACGAACATATCATGGTGATAATAGcgtgtaagcaaatgataattacataaCCCTAACatttacaattccaaaattccAGACGTCTGTGAAATTTGGGTATGCATCAATTCTAGATGGACAAAAATAGACCACAATGAGTCAGAAAGATTTGTCATTTTAGAGATCATCCAAGattttatcatcagaacacagtgttCGTTACTGTTACTCTTCATGGTGTCTCTCGAGGGGTTTGTTGACAGCAATTGAAAGGTTTTAAACTCCTGCGCAGACTTTGGCAATGAGCATAAAACTGTTCAAATAGACTTTGACAATGTCCTTTGGTTGTTTCTTCACATGTCCTCATAATGGAACTTAACTGGGAGCCATTAGAGCTGCTGGAAAAGGAGAGTTGCAATAAATACTTGATTACAAGTGGTTAGAGAAAGTTTACAGCAAAGAAGTAAACTTTACTTAAAGTGGTTTCTATTAAGATGTTTTACAGTTGCATGTAATCTCACTTTGGATGGAGATTACATGCAACTGTAAAACATCTCCCTTATTTTGACCAAGTGTCTTATTATACTCCCTATGAAGTAAAATATTCATAGAgagatggttaaaaaaacatcaaagctcTCAATGTAATGTAAATGAGTATTATTTGTGCTGATAAAAGTATTCTCTGCTCATAGAGAGAGGCTGaccaaatgtttgtttcttaCATCTGGGTTTCTATGGTGAGTTTGCACTAAGAAATACTGCACTTCTTATTAACATATTGTGGTTATGAATATTgttaatttcctttattttgtcttgtcCCTCATCTGTGACTCTCATTTTAATGATTTCCCCCATAGAGATGGGACAATGAGCACATTTGGTGGGATCCAGATGAGTTTTGTGGACAGAAGCATATTTTAGTTCCCGTAAAATATTTATGGATGCCAGATCTGACAATTGTAGAGATGTAAGTTTAAAGCCCACAGTTTTATTGCAAACTCTCacatgagtttttattttattttttttctgagacgTCATTTGTGAATAATACAGAATTACAAAGAGATGATCTGAGAAGtacttgggggaaaaaaacaaaaaaattcaatttggtTACATTTTCAAGGCCATTGAATGGCAAATTTGTCATTTGTACATCTCACTTTTAAAAGTATGACAAATTTCCAATAGTTATTCAAGACAACTGTTAAAGGGTTTAAAGAACCTTTTATaaactattaaaaatgaaaaactttggaaaaaggAGTTTGAAAAGGGATTAAATAGTTTTTGTGAACTAAAAGATAGAACAAATATTTGAGCcaccaggaaagaaaaaaaaatacaagagactaatgtaaaaatatgaaaaaaagtttactaTTTAGGATAATACACTCAAAGTTGTGAGAAAAGAGtcttcatttttaaaggaaaaggaatgctcttttgaaaataaagctgATGGTGTAATCCTCCATTCACATTATGCACCAACTAAATCCGTCCCTGTAGCCATTCGGAAGGTATGGTAATGCCATAAAACTTTAGTTTATCATAGGACTCCAGGTCGCATAAAGCCTTTGGACCTCTGTTACTTTACTGCCAATGGCGTAAATGTCACATCGCCAAAAATCCACTCCTTGCGGGTCAAGAATCTTCTTCTGAAGTTTCgagcaattttttttcaatatcctccaactcaaaaaaaaaaaaatgttgactcaAATAACGACTTAGTAATTCCTTATTTGTGAAACCAATTCTGAGGTAACTGCTAACATTGCACTTAAGTCTCTCATATTAAAACATGTtgttagtttttatttgtttttatttatatttttactaaaaagacTTTTGCCTCATAAATGTATCTAGGAAGTTTCTCAATTTCTAACTTGAGAATTATAACTTTATTCTCATTCAAATATTGACTTTTTCACTCATAATTATATAAGTTTACTCTCATtcaatttagacatttttgtcataattttacatctttattcccttttttctgATAATGTTATGACTTTATCCACAATACTCCTTTGTAAAATGATGATATAGCACGTGCTCACCATAAAAAGCACCTACGTAGTTCAAGCTTTTAATtcaccaaacatttttaatttgctttattgttttacagaaataaaaagcttgatatttaGACGGAATATATCTTAAATGTTCTAAAGAAGCTTGACTTGTCTTGAAAAGAAACCCTGATGATTCTATGTCCTTCAATGTTATAGTGTATTTTGTGTCTCTTTTCCAATGCAAGTTGCCccattctttaaaaacaaaactcattaCAAAAGTGAACACATAAACGAAAAACAAGGGCATCGTttcttaataataaaaataatgtgttGTCTGGTACAGGACTGAGCGGGATAAAACCGCCCCAAATCCTCATGTAGACATCCATCATCACGGCTGGGTTGAATATAGAGATGGTCAAGTGGTGACCAGCACCTGCACTATGCATGTTTACAAATTCCCATTTGACATTCAGGACTGCCGAATCTCCTTCAAATCTATCACACATTCTGGTAAGCactgaagttatttttttttctgcatatgTGCAGCATCCATGAAAGATTTGACACATTAACTTCCATTTTGTTTTGCCTAGAAACtatactgttgttttttgtcattcatTAGAGGAGGAACTGAAGTTGTTTTACAATACATCAGACTATTTTTGGGCTCAATGGGATACTACTGATACGATGCAGACACAGTCTGAATGGCTTGTCCACTACTTGTCAATTCACAACAAAAGTGTCAATCATTTTGGGTTTGAACAAACAGTGATTGTCTACACTGTAAGTACTTCTTTGATTCAAACACATGACAGTATCCGTTCGTTTCTATACGAAGAAAGCAAGTTTTGATAAACTGACCTTTGCTGTATGAcaacattttattgtgaaagcttTAAACTGTAAAGATGTGAGCTTTTAGTTTGTTCTTGTCAGTAATTGGAAGGGAAGAAATTcagaacatttaataaaaatcacTATAAAAACAATGAAGGTGTACAATTTTAAGGAATAATTGAATTATTtcaattataatttttattataaGAGCAATTTGAGGACAACAGAAGATCGATTTGATGaaggaaaattttgtttttatttaccagtgtttttcaaaatcTTCTTGTAAATTGCAGTGCAgtcagttgtttgtttgttttacagatCACCATGAAGAGAAGGTCAGAACTTTATGTTGCAAA encodes the following:
- the LOC101162730 gene encoding 5-hydroxytryptamine receptor 3A-like, translating into MPRKLFSWLANPHLSVFSFIFTGGTNPDLHDPDLHDSNWTSVFIPGSFLQETDEALGVSQRIYDTIRKSEVEESSFECSWQAILKKLDLRENNDKYTVGRPVKDHRRWTWVYIEMKIFAIIDVREADQMFVSYIWVSMRWDNEHIWWDPDEFCGQKHILVPVKYLWMPDLTIVEMTERDKTAPNPHVDIHHHGWVEYRDGQVVTSTCTMHVYKFPFDIQDCRISFKSITHSGKH